The following proteins are encoded in a genomic region of Natrinema sp. DC36:
- a CDS encoding metal-dependent hydrolase encodes MYRDGHAGFNALLYAPFLPLVSRVWSLELALVGALVAVGVANLPDMDEPLPWLRHRGPTHTVWFAVLVGLIAGVGTAIAVPSTPDAFAFGFVVGTGGILAHLAGDVVTPMGISPFAPVWRVHVTLDWFKSKNGRINRAFLLAGSAALFTSLLLTVWLPIAAVPTG; translated from the coding sequence ATGTACCGAGACGGACACGCCGGATTCAACGCCCTGCTGTACGCGCCGTTTCTGCCCCTGGTGAGCCGCGTCTGGTCGCTCGAGCTAGCGCTGGTCGGGGCGCTCGTGGCCGTCGGCGTGGCCAACCTCCCGGATATGGATGAGCCGCTGCCGTGGCTCCGACACCGCGGGCCGACGCACACTGTCTGGTTCGCCGTCCTCGTCGGGCTGATCGCCGGCGTCGGGACCGCCATCGCGGTCCCCTCGACGCCGGACGCGTTCGCGTTCGGGTTCGTCGTCGGCACCGGCGGTATCCTCGCCCACCTCGCCGGTGACGTCGTGACGCCGATGGGAATCAGTCCGTTCGCCCCCGTCTGGCGGGTTCACGTCACGCTCGACTGGTTCAAATCAAAGAACGGCCGGATCAATCGCGCGTTCCTGCTCGCCGGTTCGGCCGCCCTGTTCACGTCACTGCTTCTAACGGTGTGGCTGCCGATAGCGGCGGTTCCGACGGGGTAA
- a CDS encoding sulfatase: protein MDRTPQSNVLFVVLDTVRKDRLEPYGYERETTPELSRFAEEATVFESAVAPAPWTLPVHASLFTGRYPSQHGADQGSPYLDDETTLASILSTAGYDTACYSSNAWITPYTGLTDGFDDQDSFFEVLPGDVLSGPLASVWQTVNDNDYLRDLASKLVHVGAMAHSKLASGEGADSKTPTVIDRTRSFIDDSESDDGWFTFVNLMDAHLPYYPPEEYREEFAPGVDPDDVCQNSKEYNSGAREIDDDEWEDIRGLYDAEIAHMDAELGRLFDWLRETGQWEETTVVVAADHGELHGEHDLYGHEFALYDQLINVPLLVKHPDLEADRRDDLVELLDCYHTVLDVLDVDPDAIGRTDGDGHSDRVVARDSTRSLLSREYRAFDGVADPDAGQRAVLEGEGDDYAFVEYAQPVIELHHLEEKASEAGIDLPDDHRAYSRLRAARSTDAKYVRADRIPDEGYRLDEDPAERTSVDPADDDIVAATERALARFEGEVGGAWDDPTETDDAADALDEADEETRDRLRELGYLE from the coding sequence ATGGATAGGACACCGCAATCGAACGTCCTCTTCGTCGTTCTGGATACGGTCCGGAAGGATCGTCTCGAGCCCTACGGGTACGAGCGGGAGACCACGCCCGAGCTGTCCCGGTTCGCCGAGGAGGCGACCGTCTTCGAATCGGCGGTCGCGCCCGCACCGTGGACGCTTCCGGTTCACGCCTCGCTGTTTACCGGTCGGTATCCGAGCCAGCACGGGGCCGACCAGGGGAGTCCGTATCTCGACGACGAGACGACCCTCGCGTCGATCCTCTCGACGGCCGGCTACGACACGGCCTGTTACTCCTCCAACGCCTGGATCACCCCCTACACCGGCCTCACCGACGGGTTCGACGATCAGGACTCGTTCTTCGAGGTTCTCCCCGGCGACGTGCTCTCCGGGCCGCTGGCCAGCGTGTGGCAGACCGTCAACGACAACGACTACCTCCGCGATCTGGCGTCGAAGCTCGTCCACGTCGGCGCGATGGCTCACTCCAAACTCGCCAGCGGCGAGGGGGCGGACTCGAAGACGCCGACGGTGATCGATCGGACCAGGTCCTTCATCGACGACAGCGAGAGCGACGACGGCTGGTTCACCTTCGTCAATCTAATGGACGCCCACCTGCCGTACTACCCGCCCGAGGAGTACCGCGAGGAGTTCGCGCCCGGCGTCGACCCCGACGATGTCTGCCAGAACTCCAAGGAGTACAACTCCGGCGCGCGGGAGATCGACGACGACGAATGGGAGGACATTCGCGGCCTCTACGACGCCGAAATCGCCCACATGGACGCCGAACTCGGCCGCCTGTTCGACTGGCTCCGCGAGACCGGCCAGTGGGAGGAGACGACCGTCGTCGTTGCGGCCGACCACGGCGAACTCCACGGCGAACACGACCTCTACGGCCACGAGTTCGCCCTCTACGACCAGCTCATCAACGTCCCGCTGCTGGTCAAACATCCCGATCTCGAGGCCGACCGGCGCGACGACCTCGTCGAGTTGCTCGATTGTTATCACACGGTGCTCGACGTACTGGACGTCGATCCCGATGCAATCGGACGGACGGACGGTGACGGCCACTCCGACCGCGTCGTCGCTCGCGACTCGACGCGCTCGTTGCTCTCGAGGGAGTATCGCGCGTTCGACGGGGTTGCGGATCCCGACGCCGGCCAGCGCGCCGTCCTCGAGGGCGAGGGGGACGACTACGCGTTCGTCGAGTACGCCCAGCCGGTCATCGAACTGCATCACTTGGAGGAGAAAGCGAGCGAGGCCGGCATCGACCTGCCGGACGATCACCGCGCCTACTCGCGGTTGCGCGCCGCCCGGAGCACGGACGCGAAGTACGTCCGCGCGGACCGCATCCCCGACGAAGGGTACCGGCTCGACGAGGATCCCGCGGAGCGAACGTCGGTCGATCCGGCCGACGACGATATCGTCGCTGCGACCGAACGGGCGCTGGCTCGCTTCGAGGGGGAAGTCGGCGGCGCGTGGGACGACCCGACGGAGACCGACGACGCGGCCGACGCTCTCGACGAGGCCGACGAGGAGACCCGCGATCGGCTGCGGGAGCTCGGCTATCTCGAGTAA
- a CDS encoding metal-dependent hydrolase translates to MELERGLFLAGAFATHAFVGYALVRGLTDEDPRIGLIFGLLPDADFLFPAGWGWPFVHRGVTHTPLFALTIVIGGYAVGRRLNREDWRGRGLAVAVGLAIGSHLAIDSLSPKGIDWLFPLRTSWSPGLAVHSPTATVLLWAASIGILAWGADELPSIR, encoded by the coding sequence ATGGAACTCGAACGCGGATTGTTTCTCGCGGGCGCGTTCGCGACTCACGCGTTCGTCGGTTACGCCCTCGTCCGCGGACTCACCGACGAAGACCCGCGGATCGGGCTCATCTTCGGCCTTCTCCCTGACGCTGACTTTCTCTTTCCCGCGGGATGGGGATGGCCGTTCGTCCACCGCGGCGTAACCCACACGCCACTGTTCGCGCTCACAATCGTCATCGGCGGCTACGCGGTCGGCCGACGGCTGAATCGAGAGGACTGGCGCGGCCGGGGTCTGGCGGTCGCCGTCGGGCTGGCGATCGGCTCGCACCTCGCGATCGACTCGCTCTCGCCGAAGGGGATCGACTGGCTGTTCCCCCTCCGGACGAGCTGGAGCCCCGGACTGGCGGTTCATAGTCCAACCGCGACGGTACTGCTCTGGGCCGCATCGATCGGTATCCTCGCGTGGGGCGCGGACGAACTCCCGTCGATTCGGTGA
- a CDS encoding lysylphosphatidylglycerol synthase transmembrane domain-containing protein yields the protein MDERNRRAFIIGAIGTIAVFAVLFFVVGARDILDSLLSAEPSLVAATFALALCWLAAWSLMLRTVLAALGIGIPVGKSFFIYAGAVFANNVTPFGQAGGEPVAALLISKTSDARYETSLVGIASVDVLNVVPSVSLILVGVGYYATTAALGDRLVTAVGSAVVLIAGIVIGMGLVWRYHQAIVDRLPGIVAPRLNRLGLERFESETLEEDIADRLGRFFENIERVATDRWRLSAVIGLSLCGWLFQVAALMAAFAALGSPVPPYVLLFVIPLANLAGAAPLPGGLGGIEAAFVTLLVPTTGIQASVITAAVLIFRGAIYWMPILIGGLAVSAFGVRAVR from the coding sequence ATGGACGAGCGAAATCGGCGGGCGTTCATCATCGGGGCCATCGGCACGATCGCGGTCTTTGCCGTCCTCTTTTTCGTCGTCGGCGCGCGCGACATCCTCGATTCGTTGCTGTCGGCCGAGCCGTCGCTGGTCGCCGCGACGTTCGCGCTCGCGCTCTGCTGGCTGGCCGCCTGGAGCCTGATGCTCCGGACCGTCCTCGCCGCGCTCGGCATCGGAATCCCGGTCGGGAAGTCGTTTTTCATCTACGCCGGTGCCGTCTTCGCCAACAACGTCACCCCGTTCGGACAGGCCGGCGGCGAACCGGTCGCGGCGCTGCTCATCTCGAAAACCTCCGACGCCCGCTACGAGACCAGCCTCGTCGGCATCGCGAGCGTCGACGTCCTCAACGTCGTTCCCTCGGTCTCGCTCATCCTCGTCGGCGTCGGCTACTACGCGACCACCGCCGCGCTCGGCGATCGCCTCGTGACGGCGGTCGGGTCGGCGGTCGTGCTGATCGCGGGAATCGTCATCGGCATGGGGCTCGTCTGGCGGTACCACCAGGCGATCGTCGACCGGCTCCCCGGGATCGTCGCCCCCCGACTCAACCGGCTGGGGCTCGAGCGCTTCGAGTCCGAGACGCTCGAGGAGGACATCGCCGACCGACTGGGGCGATTCTTCGAGAACATCGAACGCGTGGCGACGGACCGGTGGCGACTGTCCGCCGTCATCGGACTGTCGCTCTGTGGCTGGCTCTTTCAGGTCGCCGCGCTCATGGCCGCGTTCGCCGCGCTGGGCTCCCCCGTCCCGCCGTACGTCCTGCTCTTCGTCATCCCGCTGGCGAACCTCGCCGGCGCTGCGCCCCTTCCGGGGGGACTCGGCGGGATCGAGGCCGCGTTCGTCACGCTGCTCGTTCCGACGACCGGAATCCAGGCATCGGTCATCACCGCGGCCGTCCTCATCTTCCGCGGTGCGATCTACTGGATGCCGATCCTGATCGGCGGCCTGGCCGTGTCGGCGTTCGGCGTCCGGGCGGTGCGGTGA